GAAAATCTGCTGGATGATGCGCGCTGCGGTGTACTGCGGCTAACCAGCGAAATCATTAATCTGTTTCTGGAGAGCAAGGATATTATGCAAGATCAGCTTGATGCCTATAAATCTTCTCAGGAACCAGATGAAGAAACGTTTAATTATATCTGCGAGGCGTTGCGGCAAATTGCGCTACAAAGCAAAGAGGGCGCGGCGGGACCGACGACGGCAGCATCTGCAAGCGTACCGGTAGAGCGCGCTTTTCTTGATATCACCTTGCTAAAGGTCCAGGAAGAAGAGGGGCGTTTGCTGGCTGATGAGCTCTCTAATCTGGGTAAAATCCTTAGCCAGCAGCAGCAGGAAGATCGGTTGCAGGTTCAGCTGGAAACCACGGCCAGCGCAGATGAAATCGAAGCGGTGCTCTGTTTTATTCTTGAAACAGAACAGATCCTGATTACCGCAGGCAGCGGGACGGCAGAGCCTGCCGACAGCCCATCGTCGGTCACAGCGGATGCCGCCGGCCCGGCGACGAAAAGCGCGCCCGTCAGGCCTGCCGCCCGTGCGCAAGCCGCCGAATCCAATAGCATTCGTGTTGCCGTTGAGAAGGTGGATCAGATTATCAACCTGGTTGGCGAACTTATTATTACCCAATCGATGCTGTCACAGCTTTCCTCCACCTTAGAACCATCGGCAAATGACGTGCTGATCAACAGCATCGCCCAGTTGGAGCGCAACGCGCGTGATTTGCAGGAGTCGGTGATGTCGATTCGTATGATGCCGATGGAGTATGTGTTTAGCCGCTTCCCGCGGCTGGTGCATGATTTAGCCGGCAAGCTGAATAAAGAGGTGGAGCTAACGTTGATTGGCGGCTCCGCCGAGCTGGATAAAAGCCTGATAGAGCGCATTATCGATCCTTTAACCCATCTGGTGCGCAACAGCCTCGATCATGGAATTGAAAGCAGTGAAGAACGCGTAGCGAAAGGCAAATCCGCCGTGGGCAACCTGACGCTGTCTGCCGAGCATCAGGGCGGAAATATTGTGATTGAAGTCAGCGATGATGGCGCAGGCCTTAACCGTGAGAAAATCCTGGCCCGAGCGCAGTCGCAGGGCATGGCGATTAACGAAAATATCAGTAATGAAGATGTCTGGATGCTGATTTTCGCGGCAGGCTTCTCCACGGCGGAAAAAGTGACCGATGTCTCCGGACGCGGTGTCGGCATGGATGTGGTACGACGTAATATCCAGGAAATGGGCGGCCATGTTGAGATCGCCTCTGAACAGAATAAAGGATCGACTATCCGCATCATTCTGCCTTTAACTCTGGCGATCCTGGACGGCATGTCGGTGCGCGTTGCCGATGAAACCTATGTGCTACCGCTTGGCGCAGTGATGGAGTCGCTGAAACTGTCAGAAGATTCGCTCTATCATATGGCGGGCGACGAACTGATGCTGCAGGTACGCGGCGAATATATCCCGCTGATTACGCTACAGTACATATTTAATATGGCGGAAGCGCCCGCCGCTATTAATGACAGCGTTGCGGTGATTTTACAAAGCGCTGGCGTACGTTACGCCTTGATGGTCGATCAGCTCATTGGCCAACATCAGGTGGTGGTAAAAAATCTTGAGCTTAACTATCGCAAAGTGCCCGGTATCTCGGCCGCTACTATTTTGGGCGACGGTAGCGTGGCGTTAATTCTTGACGTCGCTGCGCTGGCGAAACTGTGTCAGGCCAGGCGCGTGGCGATGAAAGCCGGACAAACGCTCTCTGTTTAAGGACAAACAACATGACTGCTTCCGCATCTGTAAAGAAAACAGCCAATGATAATCATGGCAATGAATACCTGGTGTTTACGCTGGGAAATGAAGAATACGGCATCGAAATATTAAAGGTGCAGGAAATACGTGGCTGTGAACGGGTCACCCGGCTCGCCAATACGCCCGAATTTATCACCGGTGTTACTAACCTGCGCGGCGTTATTGTGCCGATCGTCGATCTACGGATTAAATTCGATCTGGCAGGCGTAGAAATTAATGAAAAGACGGTGGTAATAGTGTTAAGCCTGGCGAACCGGGTGGTGGGCATTGTTGTGGACGGCGTTTCCGATGTCCTGTCGTTGAATACTGAAGAGATCAAACCGGCGCCGGACTTTTCCGTTACGCTCTCTACTGATTATCTGCTGGGTTTGGGTTCGGTGGATGAAAGAATGATTATCCTGGTGGATATAGAAAAGTTACTGACCAGCGAAGAGATGGAGCTGGTAGAGAAAAGCGTTAACGAGACGCTGTAAGGCTTTACCGGGCAGCAACGGCCAGTAATGCGCCGCTGCTGCCCTTTTTATTTCCTGCCTGTAGCCCGACCTGCTGTTTCCTTTCCCTGCTCCTGCTCCTGCTCCTGCTCCTGTTCCTGCTCCTGCCACCTGGTCCTGCCACCTGCTACCCATTTACTCTTTGCCGCCGGTTCCATTGTGCCGACTGCTTTCCTGCCGGCTGCATTGCTACCGGACTACCTGACATGCCTCAGGGTGGATGTGTTGCCGTACGCAGTTACGGCCAGAACTTACCGCGATTGACCGGGTTTGATTGCGGCAGGCGGCAGTTTTGCAGCTGTCGATTGGTGGGTAAGGCGTCGGGAAGCGGTGAGCAGGAATGGTGGGTATAAAAAACGCCCTGCCAATAAAGGCAGGGCGTCAGCTTATTAAGCTAAAGGAGCGTTACGCTCGCTACGTTAAACTTAGCGCAGCAGGGACAGCACGTTTTGCGGCACCTGGTTAGCCTGGGCCAGCACGGTGGTACCAGCAGACTGCAGGATGTTAGCACGGCTCATGTTGGAAACTTCAGAAGCGAAGTCCGCATCCAGGATACGTGAACGTGACTCAGACAGGTTGTTTACTGCGCTGTCCAGGTTGCTGATTACTGAAGCAAAACGGTTCTGCGCGGCACCCAGACTTGAGCGCAGGCTATCCACCTGTTTCAGGGCCGCATCCACCGTTTTCATCAGTTTGGCGCTCGGATCATTGATGTTATTGCCTTTTACAAAGGCCGCGGTAGATGGTGTCCCGGTAATTGTTGCCTTGATTTCTATAGCGACTTCAGTGCCGGTTTCTGTAGTACCTACCGCCCTGAGTTTGTTATCGCTACCAATATAGATATCACCGCTACCGTTAGCGCCAAAGGCCAACTCTTTCATTTTCGTCATGTCAGTAGCAGTCAGCTGATGCGTTGCGAGGGTCGTGTCAGCACCGGTGGTAATAGTCATACCTGCGGCAGCTTTGTTACCCAGATCCACACGATCGGCATATTTATTAACGTCGAAATCCGCCATATTCAGCGTGTCGGCGTTGATCTGCTCCAGGTTCAGGCTAATGGTTTCGCTATCATTCGCGCCAACCTGAATTGTCAGACTCTGATCGCTCTTCAGCACTTTCACGCCGTTGAAGTCAGTTTGTTCAGAGATTCGGTTGATTTCAGACAGGCGCTGGGTGATTTCGTCCTGAATGGACTGACGGTCAGAAGCAGAGTTGGTGCCGTTGGAAGCCTGTACGGTCAGACGACGAATGTTCTGCAGGTTATCGTTGATTTCGTTCAGTGCGCCTTCTGTGGTCTGAGCCAGAGAAATACCGTCGTTCGCATTACGTGAAGCCTGAGTCAGGCCGGTAATGTTAGAGGTAAAACGGTTACTGATTGCCTGACCTGCCGCGTCATCTTTTGCGCTGTTAATACGCAGGCCGGAAGAAAGGCGCTGAATGGCAGAACCCAGAGAGCTCTGTGATTTGTTCAAATTATTTTGAGCCATCAAACTCAGGGCGTTAGTATTAATCACCTGTGACATATTGTTCCCTCATATATATAGGTTGGGTTCTTTTATTGCAGATATCTGCATTTCAATGATGCGTTAACAAGCGCATATTAAAATTATCGGCCTCAGATAAATTCTCTAAAAAAATATTTGAAAATAATTTTTCATCCGCACAATTATTGGGCGGGCGTAATAATTCAGTAAGAGAAATGTTTAAATAATGCGTTAAGTTTCTCCCAGTGCCTCAAAGTCGATAAAAGCCATCATTACCGCTTTTTTATAGCGCATTTATTCTTGGGGGAAAGATGCGATAATTAGGGCTTTTATAAGGGTTTTAATATCGGGCTGGCCGCATGCATAAAGAGGGTGACAATTATAAGCATGGTTAAAGGTGGGCAGTGGTTTAAATAAGCGTGGCGCTTAAAGGCGTAAAATTACTCCGGTGGCCTGTAGCCAGAAAGAGAAAAGATTTATCTTCGCGCTGTTTAAACCGATAGCTAAAAGAGTAGGTCCGAATAATAATCCTTAAAGGAGTTTATCATGGCAACCCTGTC
This Mixta hanseatica DNA region includes the following protein-coding sequences:
- the cheW gene encoding chemotaxis protein CheW, whose product is MTASASVKKTANDNHGNEYLVFTLGNEEYGIEILKVQEIRGCERVTRLANTPEFITGVTNLRGVIVPIVDLRIKFDLAGVEINEKTVVIVLSLANRVVGIVVDGVSDVLSLNTEEIKPAPDFSVTLSTDYLLGLGSVDERMIILVDIEKLLTSEEMELVEKSVNETL
- the cheA gene encoding chemotaxis protein CheA, translated to MDVSDFYQTFFDEADELLADMEKYLLQLDVISPDKEMLDAIFRAAHSIKGGAGTFGFKILQETTHLMENLLDDARCGVLRLTSEIINLFLESKDIMQDQLDAYKSSQEPDEETFNYICEALRQIALQSKEGAAGPTTAASASVPVERAFLDITLLKVQEEEGRLLADELSNLGKILSQQQQEDRLQVQLETTASADEIEAVLCFILETEQILITAGSGTAEPADSPSSVTADAAGPATKSAPVRPAARAQAAESNSIRVAVEKVDQIINLVGELIITQSMLSQLSSTLEPSANDVLINSIAQLERNARDLQESVMSIRMMPMEYVFSRFPRLVHDLAGKLNKEVELTLIGGSAELDKSLIERIIDPLTHLVRNSLDHGIESSEERVAKGKSAVGNLTLSAEHQGGNIVIEVSDDGAGLNREKILARAQSQGMAINENISNEDVWMLIFAAGFSTAEKVTDVSGRGVGMDVVRRNIQEMGGHVEIASEQNKGSTIRIILPLTLAILDGMSVRVADETYVLPLGAVMESLKLSEDSLYHMAGDELMLQVRGEYIPLITLQYIFNMAEAPAAINDSVAVILQSAGVRYALMVDQLIGQHQVVVKNLELNYRKVPGISAATILGDGSVALILDVAALAKLCQARRVAMKAGQTLSV
- a CDS encoding FliC/FljB family flagellin; the encoded protein is MSQVINTNALSLMAQNNLNKSQSSLGSAIQRLSSGLRINSAKDDAAGQAISNRFTSNITGLTQASRNANDGISLAQTTEGALNEINDNLQNIRRLTVQASNGTNSASDRQSIQDEITQRLSEINRISEQTDFNGVKVLKSDQSLTIQVGANDSETISLNLEQINADTLNMADFDVNKYADRVDLGNKAAAGMTITTGADTTLATHQLTATDMTKMKELAFGANGSGDIYIGSDNKLRAVGTTETGTEVAIEIKATITGTPSTAAFVKGNNINDPSAKLMKTVDAALKQVDSLRSSLGAAQNRFASVISNLDSAVNNLSESRSRILDADFASEVSNMSRANILQSAGTTVLAQANQVPQNVLSLLR